Proteins encoded in a region of the Haloarchaeobius salinus genome:
- a CDS encoding tRNA(Ile)(2)-agmatinylcytidine synthase yields MTVIGLDDTDSREFGMCTTYVASGVADRVEAAGGHVDRVLLVRLNPAVEHKTRGNAALAVHCDLAPETAESIAREELAAAETDDPNTNPGFVVAPGAPDAVPDAVAAFARDALREIHAIDDARVLADESGYRHGGHGNARGTVGALAAVGAWAALDDWTYEHISYRESDRWGTERDVDSDSLFAAADRHYPDVWDTVDRVEGEAVCVPHTPCPILYGIRGDDPGSVRALADEIRSEPVHDSRLFVTNQGTDAHLADGELGALDPKRGWRVGGTVLGEPETREGGHVFVGFGDPDGPRIECAAFEPTKRFRDRVRALRPGDRLTVCGEVSDGTLKLEKFAVRELDRTRLVTPTCPDCGRTMKSAGRNQGYRCRDCGTHADGKVETTVERDLEPGWYEVPPCARRHVAKPLVRGGFDAETHPER; encoded by the coding sequence ATGACGGTCATCGGGCTGGACGACACCGACTCCCGCGAGTTCGGGATGTGCACGACGTACGTCGCCAGCGGCGTCGCCGACCGGGTCGAAGCAGCTGGCGGCCACGTCGACCGCGTGCTGCTCGTCCGGCTGAACCCCGCCGTCGAGCACAAGACCCGCGGCAACGCCGCCCTCGCGGTCCACTGCGACCTCGCACCCGAGACTGCCGAGTCCATCGCCCGCGAGGAGCTCGCCGCCGCCGAGACGGACGACCCGAACACGAACCCCGGCTTCGTCGTCGCACCCGGCGCTCCGGACGCCGTGCCGGACGCCGTCGCCGCCTTCGCCCGCGATGCCCTCCGCGAGATCCACGCCATCGACGACGCCCGCGTCCTCGCCGACGAGTCCGGCTACCGCCACGGCGGCCACGGCAACGCCCGCGGCACCGTCGGTGCGCTCGCTGCGGTCGGCGCGTGGGCCGCCCTCGACGACTGGACGTACGAGCACATCAGCTACCGCGAGTCCGACCGCTGGGGCACCGAGCGCGACGTGGACTCCGACTCCCTGTTCGCCGCCGCGGACCGCCACTACCCCGACGTCTGGGACACCGTCGACCGCGTCGAGGGTGAGGCCGTCTGCGTGCCCCACACGCCCTGTCCCATCCTCTACGGCATCCGGGGCGACGACCCCGGTTCGGTGCGCGCACTCGCCGACGAGATTCGAAGCGAACCCGTCCACGACTCGCGGCTGTTCGTCACCAACCAGGGCACCGACGCCCACCTCGCCGACGGCGAACTCGGCGCGCTCGACCCGAAGCGGGGGTGGCGCGTCGGCGGCACGGTGCTCGGTGAGCCCGAGACGCGCGAGGGCGGTCACGTCTTCGTCGGATTCGGCGACCCCGACGGCCCTCGCATCGAGTGTGCCGCCTTCGAACCAACCAAACGGTTCCGCGACCGGGTGCGGGCGCTCCGCCCGGGCGACCGCCTCACCGTCTGCGGCGAGGTCAGCGACGGCACGCTCAAGCTGGAGAAGTTCGCCGTGCGCGAGCTGGACCGGACCCGGCTCGTGACGCCGACGTGCCCCGACTGCGGCCGGACGATGAAGTCCGCTGGCCGGAACCAGGGCTACCGCTGCCGGGACTGCGGCACCCACGCCGACGGCAAGGTCGAGACCACCGTCGAGCGCGACCTCGAACCCGGCTGGTACGAGGTGCCCCCGTGTGCCCGCCGGCATGTCGCCAAACCGCTCGTCAGGGGCGGGTTCGACGCCGAGACGCACCCGGAGCGGTGA
- a CDS encoding ABC transporter ATP-binding protein has protein sequence MAAIELDRVTKRFDEVTALDELTMTVEEGEVFGFLGPNGAGKSTTIDILLDFVRPTSGSCRVLGMNPQQQPEAVRNRVGILPDGYHVYDRLTGRQHVQFAIDSKGGDDDPMRLLDRVGIADAADRKAGGYSKGMTQRLVLAMALAGEPDLLVLDEPTTGLDPAGAREMRRIIETEVDRGATVFFSSHILEQVEAVADRVGILSEGELVAIDTIDNLRDATAAGETLTVTLSTPPTDAAVAAAESVAGVQSITVDGATLTISCRGNVKMDVLDALESAGHEVVDFSTDQTSLEDLFMQYTGVSA, from the coding sequence ATGGCCGCCATCGAACTCGACCGCGTCACGAAACGGTTCGACGAGGTCACCGCACTCGACGAGCTCACCATGACCGTCGAGGAGGGGGAGGTGTTCGGATTTCTCGGTCCGAACGGGGCCGGCAAGTCCACCACCATCGACATCCTGCTCGACTTCGTCCGGCCGACCAGTGGCTCCTGTCGCGTGCTCGGGATGAACCCGCAGCAGCAGCCCGAGGCCGTCCGGAACCGCGTCGGCATCCTGCCGGACGGCTACCACGTCTACGACCGGCTGACGGGTCGCCAGCACGTCCAGTTCGCCATCGACTCGAAGGGCGGCGACGACGACCCGATGCGCCTCCTCGACCGGGTCGGCATCGCCGACGCCGCCGACCGGAAGGCCGGGGGCTACTCCAAGGGGATGACCCAGCGGCTCGTGCTGGCGATGGCGCTGGCCGGCGAGCCCGACCTTCTCGTCCTCGACGAGCCGACGACGGGGCTCGACCCGGCCGGTGCACGGGAGATGCGTCGGATCATCGAGACCGAGGTCGACCGTGGTGCGACCGTCTTCTTCTCCAGCCACATCCTCGAACAGGTCGAGGCCGTCGCCGACCGCGTCGGCATCCTCAGCGAGGGCGAGCTCGTCGCCATCGACACCATCGACAACCTCCGCGACGCCACCGCCGCGGGCGAGACGCTGACCGTGACGCTCTCGACCCCGCCGACCGACGCCGCCGTCGCCGCCGCCGAGAGCGTCGCCGGCGTCCAGAGCATCACCGTCGACGGGGCGACGCTCACCATCTCCTGTCGGGGGAACGTGAAGATGGACGTCCTCGACGCGCTGGAGTCCGCCGGGCACGAGGTCGTCGACTTCTCCACCGACCAGACCTCGCTCGAGGACCTGTTCATGCAGTACACGGGGGTCAGCGCATGA
- a CDS encoding methyl-accepting chemotaxis protein, translating into MFQLVRMLVPNAIRRRYALKFAIALVLLGIVVGAVGLAATAQVEQEVKQGTNDEYEILANQEANELAKWNERNKQLTRILSTSETVESGDTTRISNMLSQRSTLEDVEAIEYVSLDDQTIEASTRGFEGEGIDSLGMSSTSALDDIAGTENPRLVDVYQNGQLQAVTYAAATGDGHAVLLTMSADAYSLNLRGTVGDSGATVVMDGDGTIVFDDQFSSVFFGESYDANRAGEITGVAGGSSNDSAALTASSPDSVLDSSSYGLRDAYVAGYAPVEGTDWVVAVHKPQDDAYGVVSDISEYGLYVTGGIVLLIGLVGAVLGRNTATSIDRLRGKAEQMEEGDLNVDFETGRVDNIGQLYAGFASMRDALREQIQNANEAREAAELAQAEAEEMNRHLEQKADQYARVMQSCGDGDFTARMNAESESDAMSEIATEFNEMIGEIETTVERLKRFASEVATASEQVTASSEEVRSASEQVTESIQEISDGAERQNQSLQNVSGEMESLSTTTEEIAASSNEVADIAERTAETGRTGRDAAEDAIEGMREIETDSEAAVDAIAELEDEMQQIDELTEFITDLAKETNMLALNANIEASRGAAGNADGEGEGFAVVAQQVKELAEDTKAAAEDIEERLERIQEQTDETATEVQNTAERVSENVESVERAVDALDEIAEYAGETNTGVQEISAATEEQAASTQEVVAMVDDAATISEETTSEAENVAAAAEEQTTALTEVSNSAGSLSQQASRLSEALDRFTTDAGDGAEGLLGEELTLSDTLDEQVLDADAVADVDAGGNADASGEESVSDDVEFEFGDAPDEN; encoded by the coding sequence ATGTTCCAACTTGTCCGGATGCTCGTTCCGAACGCGATTCGGAGACGGTACGCACTGAAGTTCGCTATCGCACTCGTTCTCCTCGGTATCGTGGTCGGGGCGGTGGGGCTCGCCGCGACAGCACAGGTCGAACAGGAGGTCAAGCAGGGGACCAACGACGAGTACGAGATCCTCGCCAACCAGGAGGCGAACGAGCTCGCGAAGTGGAACGAACGGAACAAGCAGCTGACCCGTATCCTGAGCACGTCGGAGACGGTCGAGAGCGGGGATACGACCCGGATCTCGAACATGTTGTCACAGCGGAGTACCCTCGAGGACGTCGAGGCCATCGAGTACGTCAGCCTCGACGACCAGACCATCGAGGCGAGCACGCGCGGGTTCGAGGGCGAGGGTATCGACAGCCTCGGGATGTCGTCGACCAGCGCGCTCGACGACATCGCAGGCACAGAGAACCCCCGGCTGGTCGACGTCTACCAGAACGGCCAGCTCCAGGCGGTCACCTACGCCGCGGCGACCGGTGACGGCCACGCCGTCCTGCTGACGATGAGCGCCGACGCCTACTCGCTGAACTTGCGCGGGACCGTCGGCGACTCCGGTGCGACCGTCGTCATGGACGGCGACGGGACCATCGTCTTCGACGACCAGTTCTCCTCGGTGTTCTTCGGCGAGAGCTACGACGCGAACCGTGCCGGGGAGATCACGGGCGTCGCCGGCGGCAGCAGCAACGACAGCGCGGCGCTCACGGCGAGCTCGCCCGACAGCGTCCTCGACAGCAGCTCCTACGGCCTCAGGGACGCCTACGTGGCCGGCTACGCACCGGTCGAGGGCACCGACTGGGTCGTCGCCGTCCACAAGCCCCAGGACGATGCGTACGGCGTCGTCTCCGACATCTCCGAGTACGGGCTGTACGTCACCGGCGGCATCGTCCTGCTCATCGGTCTCGTCGGTGCGGTGCTCGGCCGGAACACCGCGACCTCCATTGACCGCCTCCGCGGGAAGGCCGAACAGATGGAGGAGGGCGACCTGAACGTCGACTTCGAGACCGGCCGGGTCGACAACATCGGGCAGCTGTACGCGGGCTTCGCCTCGATGCGTGACGCCCTGCGCGAGCAGATCCAGAACGCCAACGAGGCACGCGAGGCCGCCGAGCTCGCCCAGGCCGAGGCCGAGGAGATGAACCGGCACCTGGAGCAGAAGGCCGACCAGTACGCCCGGGTGATGCAGTCCTGCGGGGACGGCGACTTCACCGCCCGCATGAACGCCGAGTCCGAGTCCGACGCGATGAGCGAGATCGCGACGGAGTTCAACGAGATGATCGGCGAGATCGAGACGACCGTCGAGCGGCTCAAGCGCTTCGCGAGCGAGGTCGCGACCGCCTCGGAGCAGGTGACCGCCTCCAGCGAGGAGGTCCGGTCGGCGTCCGAGCAGGTGACCGAATCCATCCAGGAGATCTCGGACGGCGCGGAACGGCAGAACCAGAGCCTCCAGAACGTCAGCGGCGAGATGGAGAGCCTCTCGACGACCACGGAGGAGATCGCGGCCTCCTCGAACGAGGTCGCCGACATCGCAGAGCGGACCGCCGAGACCGGCCGCACCGGTCGCGACGCGGCCGAGGACGCCATCGAGGGGATGCGCGAGATCGAGACGGACTCCGAGGCGGCCGTCGACGCCATCGCCGAGCTCGAGGACGAGATGCAGCAGATCGACGAGCTGACCGAGTTCATCACCGACCTCGCGAAGGAGACGAACATGCTCGCGCTGAACGCGAACATCGAGGCCTCACGCGGTGCAGCCGGGAACGCCGACGGCGAAGGCGAAGGGTTCGCGGTCGTCGCCCAGCAGGTCAAGGAGCTCGCAGAGGACACGAAGGCAGCCGCCGAGGACATCGAGGAGCGCCTCGAACGCATCCAGGAGCAGACCGACGAGACCGCGACCGAGGTCCAGAACACGGCCGAACGCGTCTCCGAGAACGTCGAGTCGGTCGAACGTGCGGTCGACGCCTTAGACGAGATCGCCGAGTACGCCGGGGAGACCAACACCGGCGTCCAGGAGATCTCGGCAGCGACCGAGGAGCAGGCTGCCTCCACCCAGGAGGTCGTGGCGATGGTCGACGACGCGGCGACCATCTCCGAGGAGACCACCAGCGAGGCCGAGAACGTCGCCGCCGCCGCCGAGGAGCAGACCACCGCGCTCACCGAGGTGTCCAACAGCGCCGGCTCGCTCAGCCAGCAGGCGTCGCGCCTGAGCGAGGCACTCGACCGCTTCACGACCGATGCGGGCGACGGCGCGGAGGGCCTGCTCGGCGAGGAACTGACGCTTTCCGACACGCTCGACGAGCAGGTGCTCGACGCGGACGCGGTTGCGGACGTCGACGCAGGCGGCAACGCAGACGCGAGCGGAGAAGAATCGGTCTCCGACGACGTGGAGTTCGAGTTCGGCGACGCGCCGGACGAGAACTAG
- a CDS encoding ABC transporter permease subunit has product MSWTVVARKDFQDARLSRSLWLLTGLFVLFAAGMAWVYTEISSLGADDPQLTALGLYDFLASSATLFVSIAALVLAYKAIAGERDTGSVKLLLGLPHSRLDVVLGKVVGRTATLAVSIVLGFVVALGVIVALYDTYSLVDYALFVGVTLLFALVYVSLMVGISASVSTSGKAAALAFGTFVVVELLWGAVATAAVYVANGFALPAGIAQYPTWYFGIVSLSPSAAYQSALATVLDGASTTGEIVGGSAEAVYLEPWFGFVWLTLWLVVPLAIGAFRFSRADL; this is encoded by the coding sequence ATGAGCTGGACCGTCGTCGCCCGGAAGGACTTCCAGGACGCCCGGCTCTCGCGGTCGCTCTGGCTGCTGACCGGGCTGTTCGTCCTGTTCGCGGCCGGCATGGCGTGGGTGTACACCGAGATCAGCAGCCTCGGCGCGGACGACCCGCAGCTCACCGCGCTCGGGCTGTACGACTTCCTCGCCTCGTCGGCGACGCTGTTCGTCTCCATCGCGGCGCTGGTGCTGGCGTACAAGGCAATCGCTGGCGAGCGCGACACCGGCAGCGTGAAGCTCCTGCTCGGCCTGCCCCACTCCCGTCTGGACGTGGTGCTCGGCAAGGTCGTCGGACGCACCGCGACGCTCGCGGTGTCCATCGTCCTCGGGTTCGTCGTCGCCCTCGGGGTCATCGTGGCCCTGTACGACACGTACTCGCTGGTCGACTACGCGCTGTTCGTCGGCGTGACCCTGCTGTTCGCGCTGGTGTACGTGAGCCTCATGGTCGGCATCTCGGCCAGCGTCTCCACCAGCGGCAAGGCCGCCGCCCTCGCGTTCGGCACGTTCGTCGTCGTCGAGCTGCTCTGGGGTGCGGTCGCCACCGCCGCGGTGTACGTCGCCAACGGCTTCGCGCTCCCGGCCGGCATCGCACAGTACCCGACCTGGTACTTCGGCATCGTGAGCCTCTCGCCCAGTGCGGCCTACCAGTCCGCCCTCGCGACCGTCCTCGACGGCGCGAGCACCACCGGCGAGATCGTCGGCGGGTCCGCCGAGGCGGTCTACCTCGAGCCCTGGTTCGGCTTCGTCTGGCTGACGCTCTGGCTGGTCGTCCCGCTCGCCATCGGCGCGTTCCGGTTCAGCCGCGCCGACCTCTGA
- a CDS encoding 30S ribosomal protein S24e: protein MDIEILSEEENPMLHRTDVKFEMVHEEATPSRLSVRDSLAAMLNKDADEVVVRKLDTKFGMRKTVGHAKVYDTAERAQDVEQDHMLDRNKIVADEAGEEAEEA from the coding sequence ATGGACATCGAGATACTCTCGGAGGAGGAGAACCCCATGTTGCACCGAACGGACGTCAAGTTCGAGATGGTCCACGAGGAAGCGACCCCGTCTCGTCTCTCGGTTCGCGACAGCCTGGCGGCCATGCTGAACAAGGACGCGGACGAAGTCGTCGTCCGCAAACTCGACACGAAGTTCGGGATGCGCAAGACCGTCGGGCACGCGAAGGTGTACGACACCGCAGAGCGCGCCCAGGACGTCGAACAGGACCACATGCTCGACCGCAACAAGATCGTCGCCGACGAGGCCGGCGAGGAAGCCGAGGAGGCCTAA
- a CDS encoding 30S ribosomal protein S27ae — protein sequence MARYEYYNDDGEAERELCPRCGDTFLGDYGDRKHCGKCSYTEWE from the coding sequence ATGGCACGCTACGAGTACTACAACGACGACGGCGAGGCGGAGCGAGAGCTGTGCCCCCGCTGTGGCGACACGTTCCTCGGCGACTACGGGGACCGAAAGCACTGCGGGAAGTGCTCCTACACCGAGTGGGAGTAG
- a CDS encoding ABC transporter ATP-binding protein produces MDSVIELTDVTKQFGDVTALRDVDLAVEEGEVFGFLGPNGAGKSTTIDMLLDFVRPTAGEIRVLGLDPQAESVALRKHVGILPDGYHVYDRLTGRQHVQFAIDSKGGDDDPIELLERVGIAEAADRKAGGYSKGMTQRLVLAMALAGEPDLLVLDEPTTGLDPAGAREMREIIREEVARGATVFFSSHILEQVEAVCDRVAILNRGELVAVDTIDNLRASMGDGATLTVTVDAEPTMETLDAIEALPGITSVGAAGTTITVHCASSAKTAVLDAIEASGLTVSDFATERTSLEDLFLRYTGDGDGPTVGADDTTDDPAADAAMEVER; encoded by the coding sequence ATGGATTCTGTAATCGAACTTACCGACGTGACGAAGCAGTTCGGTGACGTGACCGCACTGCGAGACGTCGACCTCGCCGTCGAGGAGGGGGAGGTGTTCGGATTTTTGGGCCCGAACGGGGCCGGCAAGTCCACCACCATCGACATGCTGCTCGACTTCGTCCGCCCGACAGCGGGCGAGATCCGCGTGCTCGGGCTGGATCCCCAGGCCGAGAGCGTCGCGCTCCGCAAGCACGTCGGCATCCTCCCGGACGGCTACCACGTCTACGACCGACTGACCGGCCGCCAGCACGTCCAGTTCGCCATCGACTCGAAGGGTGGTGACGACGACCCCATCGAGCTACTGGAGCGCGTCGGCATCGCGGAGGCCGCCGACCGAAAGGCGGGCGGCTACTCCAAGGGGATGACCCAGCGGCTCGTGCTGGCGATGGCGCTGGCCGGCGAGCCCGACCTCCTCGTCCTCGACGAGCCCACCACCGGCCTCGACCCGGCCGGTGCCCGGGAGATGCGCGAGATCATCCGCGAGGAGGTGGCTCGGGGCGCGACCGTCTTCTTCTCGTCGCACATCCTCGAGCAGGTCGAGGCGGTCTGTGACCGCGTCGCCATCCTCAACCGGGGCGAGCTCGTCGCCGTCGACACCATCGACAACCTGCGCGCGAGCATGGGCGACGGCGCGACGCTCACCGTCACCGTCGACGCCGAGCCGACCATGGAGACGCTCGACGCCATCGAGGCGCTCCCGGGCATCACCTCCGTCGGCGCGGCCGGCACCACCATCACGGTCCACTGCGCGTCGAGCGCCAAGACCGCCGTGCTCGACGCCATCGAGGCGTCCGGGCTCACCGTGTCGGACTTCGCGACCGAGCGCACCTCGCTGGAGGACCTGTTCCTCCGGTACACCGGGGACGGCGACGGACCGACCGTCGGGGCAGACGACACGACCGACGACCCGGCCGCCGACGCGGCGATGGAGGTGGAGCGATGA
- a CDS encoding ABC transporter permease: protein MSATLVARKDFQDASRSKVLWILSALYVLFISAMVWAFSEFESLLAGGDAAAAAQQGVSFNLYLFMAGATTLFISATALVVSYKSIAGERESGQLKLLLGLPHSRRDVLLGKVVGRTGVLAVPVLLGFAVALLVAFVIGVDVVVTEYVVFALLTVLYALVYVSIVVGVSAMANTTTQATAGAISIFVVLEVLWDLVPTVAVFGYYYLTDQPIPVSAAEYPEWFYVVTRLAPTTAYNTARNAVLPKSASVSIDSSSFLLQDWLGFVVLGVWLVVPLVVGYWRFDAADL, encoded by the coding sequence ATGAGTGCGACGCTCGTCGCGAGGAAGGACTTCCAGGACGCCAGCCGCTCGAAGGTGCTCTGGATCCTCTCGGCGCTGTACGTCCTGTTCATCTCGGCGATGGTCTGGGCGTTCTCCGAGTTCGAGAGCCTGCTCGCCGGGGGCGACGCGGCCGCCGCCGCCCAGCAGGGCGTGAGCTTCAACCTCTACCTGTTCATGGCCGGCGCGACCACGCTGTTCATCTCCGCGACCGCGCTCGTCGTGAGCTACAAGTCCATCGCCGGCGAGCGCGAGTCCGGCCAGCTGAAGCTCCTGCTCGGCCTGCCGCACTCCCGACGGGACGTGCTGCTCGGGAAGGTCGTCGGCCGGACCGGCGTCCTCGCCGTCCCCGTCCTGCTCGGCTTCGCCGTCGCACTCCTCGTCGCGTTCGTCATCGGCGTCGACGTCGTCGTCACCGAGTACGTCGTCTTCGCGCTGCTCACCGTCCTCTACGCGCTGGTGTACGTCAGCATCGTCGTCGGCGTCTCCGCGATGGCCAACACCACCACGCAGGCGACCGCCGGAGCCATCTCCATCTTCGTCGTCCTCGAGGTGCTCTGGGACCTCGTCCCGACGGTGGCGGTGTTCGGCTACTACTACCTCACCGACCAACCCATCCCGGTGTCTGCGGCGGAGTACCCCGAGTGGTTCTACGTCGTCACCCGGCTCGCACCCACGACGGCGTACAACACCGCACGCAACGCCGTGTTGCCGAAGTCCGCGTCCGTCAGCATCGACAGCAGCTCGTTCCTGCTCCAGGACTGGCTCGGCTTCGTCGTCCTCGGGGTCTGGTTGGTCGTGCCGCTGGTCGTCGGCTACTGGCGGTTCGACGCTGCCGACCTGTGA
- a CDS encoding bifunctional N(6)-L-threonylcarbamoyladenine synthase/serine/threonine protein kinase, producing MRVLGVEGTAWCASAACYDAEADSVLIESDAYEPESGGIHPREAAEHMQEALPAVVERVLERVDGPVDAVAFSRGPGLGPCLRIVGTTARALAGSLDVPLVGVNHMVAHLEIGRHRSGFESPVCLNASGANAHLLGYRDGRYRVLGETMDTGVGNAIDKFTRHVGWSHPGGPKVEAHAADGEFVDLPYVVKGMDFSFSGIMSAAKGAYDDGVPVADVCFSLQEHIFGMLTEVSERALSLTGSDELVLGGGVGQNARLREMLETMCEQRGAEFFAPEPRFLRDNAGMIAVLGAKMHAAGDTLAIPDSGVDPNFRPDEVPVTWRDDDEDVAIAPESGPVRGAEAVVEFDGDTVRKRRVPKRYRHPDLDATLRRERTTQEARLTSLARRVGVPTPVVRDVDVGSATIEFEYVGASDLRDALSAPRVRDVGRHLATIHAAGFVHGDPTTRNVRVGGDDDRTYLVDFGLGYHTDHVEDYAMDLHVFDQSLVGTADAPDELRDVVRDGYREVGDEQVLTRLQDVEGRGRYR from the coding sequence ATGCGCGTCCTCGGCGTCGAGGGCACGGCCTGGTGCGCCAGTGCCGCCTGCTACGACGCTGAGGCCGACAGCGTTCTCATCGAATCCGACGCGTACGAACCGGAGAGCGGCGGCATCCATCCGCGCGAGGCCGCCGAGCACATGCAGGAGGCCCTGCCCGCGGTCGTCGAGCGGGTCCTCGAACGGGTCGACGGCCCCGTCGACGCCGTCGCGTTCTCGCGTGGCCCCGGCCTCGGCCCCTGTCTCCGCATCGTCGGCACCACCGCACGGGCGCTCGCCGGCTCGCTCGACGTGCCGCTCGTCGGCGTCAACCACATGGTCGCCCACCTCGAGATCGGCCGCCACCGTTCTGGCTTCGAATCGCCGGTCTGTCTGAACGCCAGCGGCGCGAACGCCCACCTGCTCGGCTACCGGGACGGCCGCTACCGCGTGCTCGGCGAGACGATGGACACGGGCGTCGGCAACGCCATCGACAAGTTCACGCGTCACGTCGGCTGGTCGCACCCGGGCGGCCCGAAGGTCGAGGCCCACGCCGCAGACGGGGAGTTCGTCGACCTGCCCTACGTCGTCAAGGGGATGGACTTCTCCTTCTCGGGCATCATGTCGGCGGCGAAGGGGGCCTACGACGACGGTGTCCCGGTCGCGGACGTCTGCTTCTCGCTGCAGGAGCACATCTTCGGGATGCTGACGGAGGTGTCGGAGCGGGCCCTCTCGCTCACCGGCAGCGACGAGCTCGTCCTCGGGGGCGGCGTCGGCCAGAACGCCCGCCTCAGGGAGATGCTGGAGACGATGTGCGAACAGCGCGGGGCCGAGTTCTTCGCGCCCGAGCCCCGGTTCCTTCGGGACAACGCCGGCATGATAGCGGTGCTCGGCGCGAAGATGCACGCCGCGGGCGACACCCTCGCCATCCCCGACTCGGGCGTCGACCCGAACTTCCGGCCCGACGAGGTGCCCGTCACGTGGCGGGACGACGACGAGGACGTCGCCATCGCCCCCGAGTCGGGGCCGGTCCGGGGTGCCGAGGCCGTCGTCGAGTTCGACGGCGACACGGTTCGAAAACGGCGCGTCCCCAAGCGCTACCGCCACCCCGACCTCGACGCGACGCTGCGACGCGAACGGACGACACAGGAGGCCCGGCTGACGAGCCTCGCCAGACGGGTCGGCGTTCCGACGCCGGTCGTCCGCGACGTCGACGTCGGGTCGGCGACCATCGAGTTCGAGTACGTCGGTGCGTCGGACCTGCGAGACGCCCTCTCCGCGCCACGGGTCCGCGACGTGGGACGGCACCTCGCCACCATCCACGCGGCCGGGTTCGTCCACGGGGACCCCACCACCCGGAACGTCCGGGTCGGCGGCGACGACGACCGTACGTACCTCGTCGACTTCGGGCTCGGCTACCACACCGACCACGTCGAGGACTACGCGATGGACCTGCACGTGTTCGACCAGAGCCTCGTCGGGACCGCCGACGCCCCCGACGAGCTGCGGGACGTGGTCCGCGACGGCTACCGCGAGGTCGGCGACGAGCAGGTGCTCACGCGGCTGCAGGACGTCGAAGGTCGCGGTCGGTACCGGTGA
- a CDS encoding transcriptional regulator — MSRDALVGNLTAMLQDAGFAVSDRCAIRPKSFDLAARRGEDLVLLKVLSNIDAFDAATGAEMRRLGAYLNATPMVIGLRTRDEDLESDVVYFRHGVPVFAPDTAMGLFVEGVPPLVYAAPGGLYVNIDGDLLADEREEQDMSLGQLASELGVSRRTVSKYEDGMNASVEVAMRLEKLFDAPLTAPVDVLEDGADEVRDAEPTPEDPDADPDDEPMVTVMTRVGFDVHPTTRAPFKAVSEDHEASDDADAWEVREDTILTGHSAFTQAAEKRARIMASIGDVTRTRSVYFVDRSKRESVDGTAIVEREEVEKMRDAEELRELIRERADVEERPA, encoded by the coding sequence ATGTCCCGGGATGCACTGGTCGGCAACCTCACAGCAATGCTCCAGGATGCGGGCTTCGCCGTGAGCGACCGGTGTGCCATCCGGCCCAAGAGCTTCGACCTCGCGGCGCGGCGCGGCGAGGACCTCGTCCTGCTGAAGGTGCTCTCGAACATCGACGCGTTCGACGCCGCGACCGGCGCGGAGATGCGCCGCCTCGGCGCGTACCTCAACGCGACCCCGATGGTCATCGGCCTCCGGACCCGCGACGAGGACCTCGAATCCGACGTGGTGTACTTCCGCCACGGCGTCCCCGTCTTCGCCCCCGACACGGCCATGGGGCTGTTCGTCGAGGGCGTCCCGCCGCTCGTCTACGCCGCCCCCGGCGGCCTCTACGTCAACATCGACGGCGACCTGCTCGCCGACGAGCGCGAGGAGCAGGACATGAGCCTCGGCCAGCTCGCCAGCGAACTCGGCGTCTCCAGACGCACCGTCTCCAAGTACGAGGACGGCATGAACGCCTCCGTCGAGGTCGCGATGCGACTCGAGAAGCTGTTCGACGCACCGCTCACCGCCCCCGTCGACGTGCTTGAGGACGGTGCCGACGAGGTCCGCGACGCCGAACCGACGCCGGAGGACCCCGACGCGGACCCGGACGACGAGCCCATGGTCACGGTGATGACCCGCGTCGGCTTCGACGTCCACCCGACGACGCGCGCGCCGTTCAAGGCCGTCAGCGAGGACCACGAGGCCAGCGACGACGCCGACGCGTGGGAGGTCCGCGAGGACACCATCCTCACCGGTCACTCCGCGTTCACCCAGGCCGCCGAGAAGCGCGCCCGCATCATGGCCTCCATCGGCGACGTGACCCGGACGCGGTCGGTGTACTTCGTCGACCGCTCGAAGCGCGAGTCCGTCGACGGCACCGCCATCGTCGAGCGCGAGGAGGTCGAGAAAATGCGCGACGCCGAGGAGCTGCGCGAGCTGATCCGCGAGCGCGCCGACGTGGAAGAGCGCCCCGCCTGA